In a genomic window of Cumulibacter manganitolerans:
- a CDS encoding response regulator transcription factor, with protein MSSRNHPVPPRGADLRVLLVDDRPLMRAGVAGALAGDPLIGQVLEAGSMESAQTILQTRTVDVVIVSPDASDPVEGNHRFCALALAAGDARVVSLSRDEQALPPACGRFAVVPETVAAARLLRVVDQPATEAPPCAGASCGCRHTHIAPPTDLTAQEARVLAGLTDGLSNRQIAGQLGLAEKTVKNYVTRIYAKLGVTSRTAAIAALRDGVDGALHH; from the coding sequence ATGTCGTCGCGAAACCACCCCGTACCCCCGCGCGGGGCCGACCTGCGGGTTCTGCTGGTCGACGACCGGCCACTCATGCGAGCCGGAGTGGCCGGCGCGCTCGCCGGCGATCCGTTGATCGGGCAGGTGCTCGAGGCCGGCTCGATGGAGTCGGCCCAGACGATCCTGCAGACTCGCACCGTGGACGTCGTGATCGTCTCCCCCGACGCCTCCGACCCGGTCGAGGGCAACCACCGGTTCTGCGCGCTGGCTCTCGCGGCCGGCGATGCGCGCGTGGTCAGCCTCAGCCGCGACGAGCAGGCGCTGCCGCCGGCGTGCGGCCGATTCGCCGTCGTCCCCGAGACGGTCGCCGCCGCGCGGCTGCTGCGGGTCGTCGACCAGCCGGCGACCGAGGCGCCGCCGTGTGCCGGGGCGTCGTGCGGCTGCCGGCACACGCACATCGCGCCGCCGACGGACCTGACCGCGCAGGAGGCCCGGGTGCTGGCCGGGCTGACCGACGGGCTGTCGAACCGGCAGATCGCCGGGCAGCTCGGGCTGGCCGAGAAGACCGTCAAGAACTACGTGACGCGTATCTACGCCAAGCTGGGCGTGACCTCGCGAACCGCGGCCATCGCGGCCCTGCGGGACGGCGTGGACGGCGCGCTGCACCACTAG